One genomic segment of Cherax quadricarinatus isolate ZL_2023a chromosome 73, ASM3850222v1, whole genome shotgun sequence includes these proteins:
- the Tim10 gene encoding mitochondrial import inner membrane translocase subunit Tim10, with the protein MAGLPALNEDQMKLVQDLEIEMMSDMYTRMTTSCHKKCIPTKYKDSDIGKGEAVCIDRCVAKYWEIHERVGKKLQKMSSQDEEALKKLAAEQGLVT; encoded by the exons ATGGCTGGATTACCTGCCCTTAATGAGGACCAGATGAAACTTGTTCAAGATCTGGAAATTGAAATGATGTCCGACATGTACACAAGAATGACGACTTCCTGCCACAAAAAATGCATTCCAACAAAGTATAAAGACTCGGACATTGGTAAAGGAGAGGCTGTGTGTATTGACAG GTGTGTAGCTAAGTACTGGGAAATTCATGAACGTGTTGGAAAGAAACTGCAGAAAATGTCAAGTCAAGACGAAGAGGCTCTGAAAAAATTAGCAGCAGAGCAAGGGCTTGTGACGTAG
- the Hpf1 gene encoding histone PARylation factor 1, with translation MEDADEWKLYQKDPRVACKYGEKCYRKNPDHLKAFKHSPKRKKEDEDGKNKDMWGPSKKQKTDDSKDDLPNTSHSSSSDEFVVPASEDCSSTVTATDTVISDQKTSQDDNKADSDLPIPQFEDSVKDFNVGDSPEDIRYNVEQKFLLEMPDDFFDFWDFCSQINKEKPEEALAKAGLTLVGPYDVLTGKLKSLKSRKISSYVCHWRYFYDPPEFMTVIAGDENEYHIGYYRDDPFSLPGFVASMSSIKPGNIKPLGENIFAGVCSYLTQRMKEENPFKKVPLQRLYKEIELFAKKKNYSLEAVTQGMKKRNKQVVAKTFHGAGIVVPLHGDVGYREIPETPANLRKMFQKVVNAKTDDERRKHFDDIQELITNVQFAYDEGDFGMGLELGLNLFTFGSELFHKPIYHVLGVGYDLLGREPYIDILQAHLKNRRRGSNVSILEVI, from the exons ATGGAGGACGCTGATGAATGGAAATTGTACCAGAAAGACCCTCGTGTTGCTTGCAAATACGGCGAGAAGTGCTATCGGAAGAACCCTGATCACCTGAAGGCATTCAAGCACTCGCCCAAGAGGAAGAAAGAGGATGAGGATGGCAAAAATAAG GATATGTGGGGCCCCAGTAAGAAGCAAAAAACAGACGAcagtaaagacgaccttcccaATACCTCTCACAGTTCCAGCTCAGATGAGTTTGTGGTTCCAGCCAGTGAAGACTGTTCCAGTACAGTGACAGCTACAGACACtgttatttctgaccagaagaCTAGTCAAG ACGATAACAAGGCAGACAGTGACTTGCCCATACCACAGTTTGAAGATTCCGTGAAAGATTTTAATGTGGGCGACTCTCCAGAGGATATTAGGTACAACGTAGAACAAAAGTTCCTCTTGGAAATGCCTGATGATTTCTTTGATTTCTGGGATTTTTGTTCACAAATCAATAAGGAAAAACCTGAAG AGGCCTTAGCTAAAGCTGGTCTGACATTGGTGGGTCCATACGATGTCCTCACAGGGAAGTTGAAGAGCTTAAAGTCAAGAAAAATATCCAGCTATGTGTGTCACTGGCGGTACTTCTATGACCCACCAGAATTCATG ACTGTGATAGCAGGGGATGAAAATGAGTACCACATTGGCTATTATCGTGACGATCCCTTTTCTCTACCGGGTTTTGTAGCTTCGATGTCCTCAATAAAGCCAGGAAATATTAAACCCCTTGGAGAAAACATCTTTGCTGGGGTTTG TTCATATTTAACACAAAGGATGAAGGAAGAAAATCCATTTAAAAAAGTTCCACTGCAGAGGCTATACAAGGAAATTGAATTATTTGCTAAGAAGAAAAATTATTCTCTGGAGGCAGTAACACAGGGTATGAAGAAGAGAAATAAGCAAGTTGTCGCTAAAACTTTCCATGGAGCTGGGATCGTTGTTCCTCTACATGGTGATGTGGGCTATAGAGAAATTCCAGAGACTCCTG CCAATTTGCGGAAGATGTTCCAGAAAGTTGTCAACGCTAAAACTGACGACGAGAGAAGAAAACACTTCGACGACATACAAGAGCTGATAACCAACGTACAGTTTGCTTATGATGAAGGAGACTTTG GAATGGGACTTGAACTAGGGCTTAACCTATTTACATTTGGCAGTGAATTGTTTCACAAACCCATCTACCACGTTCTCGGTGTTGGATACGACCTTTTAGGAAGAGAACCTTACATAGATATATTGCAA GCTCATCTGAAGAATAGACGCCGTGGAAGCAACGTGAGCATCTTGGAAGTCATTTAG